Genomic DNA from Panthera leo isolate Ple1 chromosome E3, P.leo_Ple1_pat1.1, whole genome shotgun sequence:
CAAGCCTACCCCACTCCCACTTTCTCCACTCTCAGCAGCTCCCACTCCTCTGCCTTGGACCCCATGCGCTTCGGTGCCTTGGGAAGAAaggctctcctcccctcctctgtggTCAGCACCACCTGCCATCTGCAGAACAACCAATGCCCACCCTGTGCTCTCCTGTAACACCTCTTCCCCTTCTACCACCAACAGGTGTAACTCTCCCTCGTCTGCCCTGACTCTATCCTCATCTGTTCTTACCAccaaaattcctgaaaaaaagGACCCTATATTTGCTGATGCGATGTGTCCAATGTGTTCATTCTTCTCATTAAAACTGGGATTCATCTTCCACTAGTCTATGGAAGCTGCTCTTACTAAAGGGGAGATAGAAGGGGCAATAGCTACTACGTGCTAGGGCTGCTACATTTATCGCTTTTAATTTAATACTTACAAGGTTGTGaggcaagtattttctccctttaaaaaactGGCAACTGAGGCTCAAAATGGCTAACTTATCAAAGATTACAGTGAAGAAGTCAGATCTGTCTTTTTGCAAAGCTCTGATCCAAAGATCATCTAAGATCAGTTTATCCCTCAGGTCCTTTTTAATACTACCCCCTGAAACGCTGACGCTGTACCACCTCACTCTACAGAGTCTCCCTGGGAGATGACATTCTTGCCCAAGATGtatgctgatgactcccaaacCACTTGCTCTGACCCAGATCTCTGCCCTAAGTTCCAGACTCATATTTTTGACTCTCAGCATATAAATGACCCAAAGGCACCTTAAACTAAGCTGATCCTACAGTGATCAAGTTCTAGCCCTCTGACCCCAAATGCATATCATCTATTCTGGATAATGGTACACCATCATCCTGTTGCCCAAGCTTAGATTCATGCTCGAACCCAACTCTCTTTCACCTCTCCACATCTGATTAATTACCAAACCCTGTCTATCTTCTCAGGCACGCCTCTTCCATTTGGCTTCCTCTCCATCCTGCTGCTACTTAATTCACATGCTCAAAATCCCCTGTGCCATTGCCACAGCCTCAAATTCAgagaacccctcccccccccgcacTGCCACCATTGCAGCTGTACTTCATTGGGTCCTGCACAAATTAGCAACTAGCATACTCCCTAAATCAAAGATGCTTTTAGTCCCCTCTGTTGACTCCCCACTGCCTACAGGGTAAGATATACCCGTATCTTGGCACACCTGGTCCTTCATAATCTGCTTACAACCCACTGCCTACATCATCTCCTACACCCCCCATTTCACTGTGCTCCAGCCTCTCTGAATTTGTCCCATCTCTGAACACACAGTACCCTTTCCTAATACAATGCTTGCACTCATGTTGTTCCTTCAGCTGATAATGCCCTTTCCTACACTTTTCACTTGGCAAATTCCAATCTCCATCAGGTTCAATGTCATCTTCTCTGTGAAGTCACCCCCAGCTCTCTCAGGCAGTCATTTACTCCTGCAACTTTTCAGTATGTAGCCCTACCACACTGTCTTTTGCTTTACCAGTTTAGTAGTTTATCAATCCCATTAGAACACAAAGCCCTCTGAGTCCCACAGCCCAATGTGCCGCCTAGCCTACAGCAGGTTTCGATCAAGGCTttgagaagggagaggggtgaGGAATGTATGTCTTACCTGCCATAGGTTGGTGCGGTTTGGCTGGAACTGGTTTCCCCATGGGTAAACCTGACCTGCCAAGAGAGCAAGGAGATagcaggggtgggagaggtgaAGGGTTGTGGAacaagggaaagacagaaatagTGAGGGAACCAAAAGGAAGTCAGAAGGtgatgagaaaagaagagagagattacttttatttcccaGGCCTGTCCCTTCCCCTCACTGTACTGCACTCAGAGCCCCTGGCCTCCTGATCTGCTCCAGGACAGTGCAATCCCAATTGTGGTGCTGACTCATGCCAGTCTGTAAACTAACTGTTACTGGATCATGTCCAGATTAAGTACAGAAACTGGGGGTAAGAATGAAGAAACTTGTCAACTAGACTTAAATtggataaacaaacaagcaacctTATTATTCACATTAATAATTTTGACTACTGGGATAGCTGGTGTTCATTCAAAGAGTAGCAGAGGTATTGAACACGGGGAGTTGCTGCTTCCTGCTCCTAACTTTTTGTTTAGTTGGGATTGCAGAACAACAGAGTTATGACCAAATAGTGATTCTTTAGTCCCTTTACACCTATGGAAAAGGCAGTCTAGGTAgtgcttttctttcccccttgcTATGGTGTTCTGATCATTTACTGAAATGTAACATGTCTGGGTGCAATCTCCAAAACTGACAAATTTTCTGTCTGTTCCTTCATTCCATTTTTCCAGTTAGTAATTTTTATGGCATTGTACATTAGTATGGGTGTGAGATGGAtgagaattgaaaacagaacaaCCGACCCTTTGCCACACAGTTTAGAAGACTGCTCTCGGGGGTATGGACCCTTCCCACCCTTCAAAGCCCCCCATGCAGGGCAGTATGGGAGAAGAATAAAGGGGAGTCGCGCTGCCGACTCTATACCCGTCAAGCCCCCTCGGGCAGCAAACTCCCACTCTTCCTCGGTGGGCAGCCGTTTCCCCCGCCAAGCACAGTAGGCACGAGCGTCATTCCAGCTCACGTGTACCACTGGGAGCTCCAGTCTCTCTCGGATGCCAGAGCCAGGACCTGCAGGCTGACAGCCAGGATGAAGTGAGACAGACTTGTGGGAGCTCATGGAAGTCTGAGGAAGGCTAGGCTTAAGGTGCCTGAGTTCAGCTTTTACCACTAGATGGAGCAAGGAAGTTGGAGGAGACAGCCTGGTGAGCGCGGAGAGGCCCAGAGTCAGAAAGGGAAAAGTGGGGTGGGCGATGGGAAAAAAGATCAGGGCACAGGAAATAGGGTTGCTTGGCTGTGTCCTCAAAATTTATGGTCATCCGTTTTGATTCCATATTTCTAGATGGGCAAGGGGTCTAGGGAAGCCAGGCCTCCAGAATAAGAGTCAACAGGGGCAGAAAACAAGGCAGAGGAACCAACCCTTACCTGTCTCCAGAATGCCCTTTCCACTGGAAGCCACCAGAGAACAGActgcaaaaaaaggaaaaggcatgaCTGCAAGATGCTCTGACCCAGCAAGGTCACCTTCCTGACTGACACACAGGAGGTAGAGCAGACACTTTAGGCTGAGACTCGGGTGGTCCAAGTGGGGCTGTTTCTGGAACCTTTAAAGCAGGACATCTCATGACCGTTATTGGAGGGGATGTTGAGATGTTCTCTTGTCAGTTCATGGAGTAACTTGAACCCTACATGTGACCAGATCACCAGACTTTTTACAAAGTCTCTCTATGCAGAAACCAGCACAAGGTTAACGTCTCGGGAGTATGTGTTCATCTGACTCTTCCAGGGAGGATCTCTCTTGCTTCCTCCCTGCCTGCGGCTCTCAGGGGTGATTCTTTCTTGTGGCCCAGGTGACCCCATAACCCACAGGATTCTCTGTCCAGGGCCCACTCCTTCAGCTGAAAGCCCAGGTTCTCTCACCTCCATCTGATGGGCCACTTTGTTTCTAAGCTCATCCGAGACAAAGTCCTCAAAGACAAAACTCCATCCAAACTTCTCAGCCTCTGTCCGGTACTTTTTTTCCCTGACAAACTCCCTGAAAAGAGAGATATTTCACTTGGTTAAGCTGCTACAGTTCCAGGTCCCACTGTCACCCCCTCCTGTTCCAGAAAACCTCATATATCCTTCACCTTTAAGTGAAGTTTCCATCAACAACACATCACAGAGTTTCCATCAACAACAAGGAATTGACACTGAAGTCTGAGTAggagattttcctttaaaatctgttGCTGTATGTGTAATTCATGTAgagtaaaattcactctttttagtgcagttttgtgagttttgacaaaactTATAGTCAttatcacaatcaagatatagagcAAATCTATCAACCACCTCCAAAAATTCCCTCATTGCCTCTGCAACCATTGCTGTTTTTTGTccctagttttgcctttcccagaatatAAATTCACATACAtcgaatcatacagtatgtagctttagagtctggcttcttccatttagcataatgcttcgTTGCCAGTATTAGTTTGTTCCTCTGTTTACAGAGTACCATTTTATTGTGTGGAGGTTCTgtattttgcttatccattcaccactTGCGGGTCATTTGGGTTATCTCCAGCTTTTGGAGATTATGAATAAAACAGCTGAGAAGATTTAAGGGTGGGGAACAGGTCTGTTTTCTGAAAGGTCTTCATCACATCCCCACTCTCACAACAATCATGAGAGGGAGGCAGAACGTGATTATCTCCatctaacaaatgaaaaaaaaaccggaatcaaataaaaatgatgtactGAAATTTTAGAATGGATTTTCACACAGTTTGGTATGGTTTAGCAAATTTTAGCACGTAAAATTTTCAGCGTAAGATGGATTGTTTTCACTGGGCTAATAGTACCCCATCTGTGCCAGCCCTCTGACATGAGGAGACATTGTTCACCCATCAAAGGGGCATTGAGAATGGAGGAGGTGATCACATGTGGTAGCAACAGCTATTCACCAACCTCAGAGCATCTGAGTAGTTTGAAAATCTTTcaccagagaggcagagacaaatcATGGGGGTTCTAAGCAAAGTTTAGGGGCTTGCTGGAGGTCTATCATAAAATaggtcattaaaaataacaaataaataaataaataaataaataaataaataaataaataaataaataaaaataggtcataatttgaaatataaaagaacacACACTGTTCATCTATCTAGCTAGCTATTTCTGGTTGTCATGATGTGGTGCAAACCTGATCAAAAGTGATTTCTCCTTcaattttaataacttttctgtttaaaaatacttttaaaaagcacatataaGCATAGAgtgctggttggctcagtcagttaagcgtctgactcttggtttcggctcaagtcatgatcttacagttcgtgagttcgaaccctgcaccGGCTgtatgcagcctgcttggaactgtctctctccccgcctttctcttcttctcccttgcactcattctctctctcactctcaaaataaataaatacttaacaaaaaAGCACATATGTGTAATGCACATTGTattatagaaaaatgagaaagcacaagtatatgaaaagaaaaaaaactgaaatcatccATTATCAGACCaactaagatatatatatatatcccttaCATAGTTTTCCCTgtcctgccacccaccccccccggaaggatttttaaatacctttaataAGGTGCTTCCctggaattattttcatttggaagTCACAAAAACATGGGCAAAATCTGTAAATTAACACAATGCTGCAtctcccagttcttttttttttttttaatttttttaatgtttatctatgtttgagagacagagagagacagagtgtgagcgggtgaggggcagagagagagggagacacagaatccaaagcaggctccaggctccaagctgtcagcacagagtccaacgcggggctcaaactcacgaactgtgagaccatgacctgagcgaagtcggacacgtaaccgactgagccacccaggtgccacaaataCACCAATAATTCTTACGCTTACTCTGTCTCCTGAGTAAATTTTTCCCtgtaaatttttatcttaaagagTTTTAAGGCCACAATGCAACACATAAGTCATTTCCCACATTTGCTTTGTCTTcctgttccctcctcttccttttcccactcctccctctctctattctcCCTGTATCATTTGAAGGTAAGTTACAGGTATCACCTGGATCATTCCCCACTTCAGCCTTTGCAAAACATACCACcttgaggaaagtgaggcagcTCAACGAGGCTTCCTAGACTGAGTTGGAATCACAATGCTTGTCCTAAAACAATGCCAGTTCCATAAGTAAATATAAAGGATATTTAAAGACTCCCAGCTACCATGACCCTTCTCCCAATCCCTTTTCCCTGTGGAAGAGGTTtttgttaagtgtttgacttctgCCCCTATTTCTCAGTGTTATATCCAGTGTAATGGAAAATCCACTGGCTCAAGGGTCAGAGGGTTTGAGTTCCAGGTCCAGCTCTGCCATAAACAGAGTCTCCAGACTTCAGATTCTTCACCTGAAAAACGGAGACAGCACTTATCCCATATTACTATTGCAAAGATGATATGTAATAGTGAACAAGCTAGTTTCCTTTTAGCTATCAGGAACGAAAATCAGAAAGAGCCTTTACCGCTCCTAGAATACCTGATGTACCTGAAATCTTTGTTGGTGACAGGAAATACATCAATGGCAAAGGGTTTTACTGTCACCTCCCGGACAGGCCCTTCACCATCTCTGCCATCTGGTGAATTTGTTCCCATCTGGAATCTCCCACCTGGTAGCTGGACCATGCTGGTAGCCTGCCCATTCCctgcagagaaaaaggagcatCATCagtaatacatgaatatatataaaacaagtgaCAATATTTGGATCATACGTAATATTCATAATGATGTAATGAAAAAAAAGGCGGCTTAGAAATttggctttaaatttttgttctgcCACTTAATTTGTTGGGTGACCTTACgcaaataagtcagtctgagttTTGGTTTCTTCACCTACAAGATGGAGATAACATCTAGCTATTTCATAGGTGTGGctgtataaattaaaattaacatgtgTGAAACGTTGTGAGTGCATTctaattattcaacaaatgtttattttctttcttactgctCTATTTCTGTACACAACTCTTTGTCCCAGCTAGGTAAATCTAGACACTATACCCTGAAATACATCTAGCACCTCTCTACCCACACTTCTGCTCAAgttgtttctctgcctcttcctccccattTCTGAATGATTTTCACTATTATATCATATGCTCCAG
This window encodes:
- the SUMF2 gene encoding inactive C-alpha-formylglycine-generating enzyme 2, which codes for MGPSPPLLILPLLLSGPWLELGNGQATSMVQLPGGRFQMGTNSPDGRDGEGPVREVTVKPFAIDVFPVTNKDFREFVREKKYRTEAEKFGWSFVFEDFVSDELRNKVAHQMESVLWWLPVERAFWRQPAGPGSGIRERLELPVVHVSWNDARAYCAWRGKRLPTEEEWEFAARGGLTGQVYPWGNQFQPNRTNLWQGKFPKGDKAEDGFHGVSPVNAFPPQNNYGLYDLMGNVWEWTASPYPATDQDMRVLRGASWIDTADGSANHRARVTTRMGNTPDSASDNLGFRCASSAGRLPGEL